One Trichoderma atroviride chromosome 7, complete sequence DNA segment encodes these proteins:
- a CDS encoding uncharacterized protein (SECRETED:SignalP(1-20)~CAZy:GH37), whose translation MASLQSLIIVTLAALPTINAVYTNGSVIAPCDSPIYCHGDILQDIQLAHPFSDSKTFVDMPAKRPLPEILAAFNNLSKPLTNSSSLQTFLATYFADAGGELVDVPRSNLSTNPAFLSRINDTVIRQFVSKVIDIWPDLTRRYSGTAVGNCSTCPNSFIPVNRTFVVAGGRFREPYYWDSYWIIEGLLRTGGAFVGIAKNTIENFLDFIERFGFIPNGARLYYLNRSQPPLLSQMVKVYIEHTNDTSILTRALPLLVREHDFWISNRTVSVTVANKTYTLQQYAVQNTQPRPESFLEDYVTANNRSYFATSGIIYPASKPLNATQVADLYANLATGAESGNDYTSRWLANPSDAINDVYFPLRSLNNKAIVPVDLNAILYGNELTISQFFNRTGNLTAARAWVERAANRSTAIQAVFWNETLFSYFDYNLTSSSQYVYVPADKDAISLDRRTAPPGKQVFFHVGQFYPFWTGAAPDYIKNNPYAVTRAYDRVAGYLDAQPGGIPASNVQTGQQWDQPNVWPPHQHILMQGLNNVPATFSAQDPSYQDIQNLSLRLGQRYLDFTFCTWLATGGSTSETPKLRGLSDQDVGIMFEKYDDNSTNAAGGGGEYEVVEGFGWTNGVLLWTADTFGNKLKRPQCGNITAGHPAPSSSSSKRKAQNS comes from the exons ATGGCTTCGCTGCAATCCCTCATAATAGTCACCCTGGCAGCCCTGCCAACCATCAACGCTGTCTACACCAACGGCTCTGTAATCGCCCCCTGTGACTCGCCCATATACTGCCACGGCGACATCCTCCAAGACATCCAGCTGGCGCACCCCTTTTCCGATTCCAAGACCTTTGTAGACAT GCCAGCAAAGAGACCCCTCCCCGAAATCCTCGCCGCCTTCAACAACCTCTCCAAACCCCTCACAAactcctcctccctccaaACCTTCCTCGCAACCTACTTCGCCGACGCCGGCGGCGAACTCGTCGACGTGCCCCGGTCCAACCTCTCCACCAACCCAGCCTTTCTCTCCAGAATCAACGACACCGTCATCCGCCAATTCGTCTCCAAAGTCATCGACATCTGGCCCGACCTGACGCGCCGCTACTCCGGCACCGCCGTGGGCAACTGCTCAACTTGTCCAAACAGCTTCATCCCCGTGAACCGCACCTTTGTCGTCGCGGGCGGACGCTTCCGCGAGCCGTATTACTGGGACTCGTACTGGATCATCGAGGGCCTGCTGCGCACGGGCGGGGCGTTTGTGGGCATTGCGAAGAATACGATTGAGAACTTTTTGGATTTCATTGAGCGCTTTGGGTTTATTCCGAATGGCGCGCGGCTGTACTACTTGAATCGGTCGCAGCCGCCGCTGTTGTCGCAGATGGTCAAGGTCTACATTGAGCATACAAATGACACGAGTATTCTGACGAGggctctgccgctgctggtcAGGGAGCATGACTTTTGGATCAGCAACAGGACCGTCAGCGTGACTGTTGCGAATAAGACGTACACGCTGCAGCAATATGCCGTGCAAAACACCCAGCCGCGGCCAGAGTCCTTCCTGGAAGACTATGTAACCGCCAACAACCGTTCCTATTTCGCAACTTCGGGCATCATCTATCCCGCCAGCAAGCCCCTCAACGCGACCCAAGTGGCAGATCTATACGCAAACCTCGCCACCGGCGCCGAGAGCGGCAACGACTACACCTCCCGCTGGCTCGCCAACCCGTCCGACGCCATCAACGACGTCTACTTCCCCCTGCGCTCGCTCAACAACAAGGCCATTGTCCCCGTCGACCTCAACGCCATCCTGTACGGCAACGAGCTGACAATCTCGCAATTCTTCAACCGCACCGGCAACCTCACCGCCGCCCGCGCCTGGGTCGAGCGCGCCGCAAACCGCAGCACCGCCATCCAAGCCGTCTTCTGGAACGAAACCCTCTTCAGCTACTTTGACTACAACCTCACCTCCTCTTCGCAGTATGTCTACGTCCCCGCCGACAAGGACGCCATCTCGCTCGACAGGCGAACCGCTCCCCCGGGCAAGCAAGTCTTCTTCCACGTCGGCCAGTTCTACCCCTTCTGGACGGGCGCCGCGCCAGACTACATCAAGAACAACCCCTATGCCGTGACGCGCGCCTACGACCGCGTGGCGGGATATCTCGACGCCCAGCCCGGCGGTATTCCAGCCAGCAACGTCCAGACCGGCCAGCAGTGGGACCAGCCCAACGTCTGGCCGCCGCACCAGCACATCCTCATGCAAGGGCTCAACAACGTGCCCGCGACCTTCTCGGCCCAGGACCCTTCGTATCAGGACATTCAGAACCTATCTCTGCGTCTGGGGCAGCGATATCTCGACTTTACGTTTTGCACGTGGCTCGCCACAGGAGGGTCTACCTCGGAAACGCCAAAGCTGCGTGGGCTGTCGGACCAAGACGTGGGTATCATGTTTGAAAAGTACGATGATAACTCGACCAACGCTGcgggtggaggaggagagtaTGAGGTTGTCGAGGGCTTTGGCTGGACGAATGGTGTGCTGCTATGGACGGCTGATACGTTTGGAAATAAGCTCAAGAGACCGCAGTGCGGAAACATCACGGCAGGTCATCCGGcgccgtcatcttcgtcttccaagAGAA aagctcaaaatTCGTAG
- a CDS encoding uncharacterized protein (EggNog:ENOG41): protein MLEATPNDASLRCFEVDADNTFGTPTQSNHRSSPHMYPGLLATAQDSFPISNGQSPQLSPGHSFTTGLGLAGSSSDWLQQETNAANNDSLIFSSSGRYNPGLNHYPHSAAQTRMTVYDTPQQPHERGDGECQHGPYSGDQLSTQLFENRFSNIPVTQSYNSLGQPHAYTFSQPDSGIRSGHSSNVQTMLPTFCIALEVLGSTSPVICNCPQIWRQATAITLQKQTLAV from the exons ATGCTCGAGGCGACTCCAAACGACGCTTCTTTGAG GTGTTTTGAAGTCGATGCTGACAACACTTTCGGGACACCGACACAATCAAACCACAGGAGCTCTCCCCATATGTACCCTGGCCTACTTGCCACTGCTCAAGATTCCTTCCCCATCAGCAATGGGCAGAGTCCTCAGCTCTCGCCAGGACACTCGTTTACTACCGGCCTTGGCCTAgctggttcttcttctgattGGCTTCAGCAAGAGACCAATGCGGCCAATAATGACAGCCTGATTTTCAGCTCCTCCGGTCGATACAACCCCGGTCTGAACCACTACCCGCACTCTGCCGCACAAACACGGATGACGGTATACGATACCCCTCAACAGCCACACGAGCGCGGGGATGGCGAGTGTCAGCATGGTCCATACTCTGGGGATCAATTGTCGACGCAGCTATTTGAGAATCGCTTCTCAAACATCCCAGTCACCCAGTCCTACAACTCCTTGGGCCAGCCACATGCTTATACCTTCAGCCAGCCTGATTCAGGAATCCGCTCTGGACACTCCTCGAATG TGCAAACGATGCTCCCGACCTTCTGTATAGCGTTGGAAGTTCTCGGTTCCACCTCCCCAGTGATATGCAACTGCCCCCAAATCTGGAGACAAGCAACAGCTATCACTCTCCAGAAACAGACTCTAGCAGTTTAA
- a CDS encoding uncharacterized protein (EggNog:ENOG41) produces MCFSSSTSRLATLSSVPITPPTSHAFRQFIDGLKFQRQGQWKGCIKNSTHLLETLCNTLFMWDDAALQVTYSAANEISHEIEDRLDLNPNDEQHQQIAFAAAQLYRIIGRQLELQFYDHLKRALGRPNICHEVVLDVGRAIISLRRRLASWTQRWDKSQPWDSVPFPPEIESYTDEDNDNDYSLGGGSIIADRVKNLCLILYVYFCYMRRRLPVEEQSDLYTMEVRDPENDQMVKEDLPQYESIKGFEDWLQFDVN; encoded by the coding sequence ATGTGCTTTTCGAGCTCGACCTCCAGGCTTGCCACGCTTTCATCAGTGCCAATTACCCCCCCTACATCTCATGCCTTCCGCCAATTCATCGATGGTCTCAAGTTCCAGCGGCAGGGTCAATGGAAGGGATGTATCAAAAACAGCACCCACCTGCTAGAAACTTTGTGTAACACGCTTTTCATGTGGGATGACGCAGCTCTCCAGGTCACGTATTCTGCGGCAAACGAGATCAGTCATGAAATTGAAGATCGCCTCGACCTCAACCCAAACGACgaacagcatcaacaaatCGCGTTCGCCGCAGCTCAGTTATATCGAATTATTGGACGTCAATTAGAGCTCCAATTCTATGACCATCTCAAAAGAGCCCTTGGCCGTCCTAATATTTGCCACGAGGTTGTTCTTGACGTTGGCCGCGCTATCATctctctccgccgccgcctagCCTCATGGACCCAGCGCTGGGACAAGAGCCAACCTTGGGACAGTGTACCATTTCCACCTGAGATTGAATCATACACTGATGAAGACAACGATAACGATTACAGCTTGGGAGGCGGCTCTATCATCGCCGACCGTGTCAAAAATCTTTGCCTGATTCTCTACGTTTATTTTTGCTACATGAGACGGCGGCTTCCCGTGGAGGAACAAAGCGATCTATACACAATGGAAGTACGGGATCCAGAAAATGATCAAATGGTGAAGGAAGACCTTCCACAGTATGAGAGTATTAAAGGGTTTGAGGATTGGCTTCAGTTTGACGTTAACTGA
- a CDS encoding uncharacterized protein (TransMembrane:1 (i20-42o)~CAZy:GT17) yields MGKILKCSGIRDNNTTTGLVTMISRPLPLVFLAGLFSLIWWLSNQPLFALHPERHRISNLDLVLGHQLPSHLNYSTSTASSNRDFYSSSQARAFCQAHGYQVFAPHAASGERKIYDLVMVNTELDWLEIRLETMYAHVDYFIIVESPKTFQGGNKALIVLNHWDRFQRFHDKMIYHQLTFPEWFRPTRPWDYEDLQRDAGFDQVFPQLAGRSAPVLGDVILVADVDEIPRPETLFLLRTCSFPARLTLASRFYYYSFQFLHTGPEWPFPQATFYRGQRTIRPNNLRAGIGGIPLLRELDKGHLSNAAWHCSSCFATMEQFLNKMASFSHVWMNNEYYRDKDIIADAVREGRDVWGRKIDTFDKIERNLDVPAVLLRERNKYKYMLDRSGKSAGFTDYP; encoded by the coding sequence ATGGGAAAGATTTTGAAATGTTCAGGCATAAGAGATAACAACACCACAACGGGCCTCGTCACCATGATTTCGCGGCCACTTCCGCTCGTTTTCCTCGCCGGCCTATTCAGTCTCATCTGGTGGCTGTCGAACCAGCCGCTGTTCGCCTTGCATCCCGAGCGGCATCGCATCTCCAACCTCGACCTCGTGCTGGGCCATCAGCTGCCGTCTCATCTCAACTACTCGACCAGCACCGCGTCCAGCAACCGCGACTTTTACTCTTCGAGCCAGGCGCGGGCCTTTTGCCAGGCTCATGGCTATCAAGTCTTTGCGCCTCACGCCGCGTCGGGCGAGCGCAAGATCTACGACCTCGTCATGGTCAACACGGAGCTGGACTGGCTGGAGATCCGGCTCGAGACCATGTACGCCCACGTCGACTACTTCATCATTGTCGAGTCGCCCAAGACGTTCCAGGGCGGCAACAAGGCGCTGATTGTGCTCAACCACTGGGACCGCTTCCAGCGCTTCCACGACAAGATGATCTACCACCAGCTGACCTTTCCCGAGTGGTTCAGGCCCACGCGGCCCTGGGACTACGAGGATCTGCAGCGCGACGCCGGCTTCGACCAGGTTTTCCCGCAGCTGGCCGGCCGCTCGGCGCCCGTCCTCGGCGACGTGATTCTCGTggccgacgtcgacgagATCCCGCGCCCCGAGACGCTCTTCCTGCTGCGGACGTGCAGCTTCCCAGCCCGCCTCACGCTGGCCTCGCGCTTCTACTACTACTCGTTCCAGTTCCTGCACACCGGCCCCGAATGGCCCTTTCCGCAGGCCACCTTTTACCGCGGCCAGCGCACCATCCGGCCAAACAACCTGCGCGCCGGCATTGGCGGCATCCCGTTGCTCCGCGAGCTCGACAAGGGCCACCTCTCCAACGCCGCCTGgcactgcagcagctgcttcgCCACGATGGAGCAGTTCCTCAACAAAATGGCCAGCTTCTCGCACGTGTGGATGAACAACGAGTACTACCGCGACAAGGACATCATTGCCGACGCGGTCCGCGAGGGGAGGGACGTCTGGGGCCGCAAAATCGACACgtttgacaagattgagagGAACCTGGACGTGCCGGCGGTGCTTTTGCGGGAGAGGaacaagtacaagtacatgctGGATAGGAGTGGCAAGTCTGCTGGGTTTACTGATTACCCGTGA